A single region of the Chitinophaga niabensis genome encodes:
- a CDS encoding RecB family exonuclease: MKHTFPEDGPILVFTGATIHTVYSFCEEVMRNEPALFDTKGLVLISPLEKVRLLKSIIDDFSNDNPLKRYRGDVYAALYPLARLFSRIKSGQEEAATAEFNTYQQMMLAAGKYDTDEVISALEQNPEFLLKYKERLQYATGTANRLTELLGARMEPAKQEDLPGSHQTLNILRYIAAEQEIPTSGEDLLFEIMHDAHFQVPPAEAAKICRQAADQRTTIRAYLQQPRIPSLFSTGPHENALHLSNLLEKWMKLPLPELLEVIPQREPLEALKEEVRRNPDLSLPALMESVDLAEKLPIAKQTIAPEIEKMDPLFIDPLLKDFTMSATILNNYLRCPLAFFYQQLIKVPMGRQENLAFGSAAHHALEKLFQKMQTTDVFPPLEVFLRDFDTYMLDNRAAFTTEAFERRMEYGHRILSSYYTRYIHEWNPIVSVERTFRNISVNGVPVKGKIDKLEFDGKRVNIVDYKTGDYERTKLDWKKFAPPEEKLPMGGDYWRQGVFYKILLDNYKQKDWLVVSTEFDFIEPGRNGEYFKEKINITPADITTVTRQITESWERIQQRDFYTGCGKPYCEWCNFVKNNHLQVALHTLAASEEEDIM; encoded by the coding sequence ATGAAGCATACCTTCCCTGAAGATGGGCCCATCCTAGTATTTACAGGCGCAACAATTCATACCGTCTATTCCTTTTGTGAGGAAGTAATGCGGAATGAGCCCGCGCTTTTTGACACAAAAGGGCTGGTGCTTATTTCCCCGCTGGAAAAGGTCCGTTTGCTCAAAAGCATCATAGATGACTTTTCAAACGACAATCCCCTCAAAAGGTACCGTGGCGATGTTTACGCAGCCTTGTATCCACTGGCACGTCTTTTTTCACGGATAAAGAGCGGACAGGAAGAAGCCGCAACCGCAGAATTCAATACTTATCAGCAAATGATGCTGGCTGCCGGAAAGTATGATACAGACGAAGTGATCTCCGCATTGGAACAAAACCCGGAGTTTCTTCTAAAATATAAAGAACGGCTGCAATACGCCACAGGCACAGCAAACAGGCTCACGGAACTACTGGGGGCCAGGATGGAACCCGCTAAACAGGAAGATCTTCCGGGGTCTCATCAAACACTCAACATCCTGCGATACATTGCAGCTGAACAGGAAATTCCCACCAGCGGAGAAGACCTGCTTTTTGAGATCATGCATGATGCCCATTTCCAGGTCCCTCCTGCTGAAGCAGCAAAGATCTGCCGGCAGGCAGCAGACCAAAGGACCACCATCCGGGCATACCTGCAACAACCCCGCATTCCTTCTCTGTTCTCAACTGGGCCGCATGAAAATGCCCTGCATCTGAGCAACCTGCTGGAAAAGTGGATGAAGCTCCCATTGCCGGAATTATTAGAGGTTATTCCGCAAAGAGAGCCCCTGGAGGCCTTAAAGGAAGAAGTACGCCGTAACCCGGACCTCTCTTTACCTGCTTTAATGGAAAGTGTAGACCTCGCAGAAAAGCTACCCATAGCCAAACAAACGATAGCGCCGGAAATTGAAAAGATGGACCCGCTCTTCATCGATCCTTTACTAAAGGACTTTACAATGAGCGCCACCATCCTGAATAATTATCTCCGCTGCCCGCTGGCCTTCTTTTATCAGCAGCTGATAAAAGTACCCATGGGCAGGCAGGAAAACCTGGCCTTTGGATCTGCCGCTCACCATGCCCTGGAAAAGCTTTTCCAGAAAATGCAGACGACGGATGTTTTCCCTCCTTTGGAAGTATTCCTCCGGGATTTTGATACTTATATGCTGGATAACCGGGCAGCCTTTACCACGGAAGCTTTTGAAAGAAGAATGGAATATGGCCACCGGATATTGAGCAGTTACTATACGCGCTACATTCATGAATGGAACCCTATTGTAAGCGTAGAGCGTACTTTCAGGAATATTTCAGTGAATGGCGTGCCGGTGAAGGGGAAAATAGATAAACTGGAATTCGACGGCAAAAGGGTGAATATCGTGGATTATAAAACAGGAGATTATGAAAGAACGAAGTTGGATTGGAAGAAGTTTGCCCCTCCGGAAGAAAAGTTACCCATGGGAGGAGACTACTGGCGGCAGGGAGTATTTTATAAAATTTTGTTAGATAATTATAAACAGAAGGATTGGCTGGTAGTTAGCACAGAATTTGATTTCATAGAGCCCGGCCGGAATGGGGAATATTTTAAGGAAAAGATCAATATCACGCCGGCGGACATTACAACCGTTACCCGGCAGATCACGGAAAGCTGGGAGCGCATACAACAAAGGGATTTCTATACCGGGTGCGGGAAACCGTATTGCGAATGGTGCAATTTTGTAAAGAACAATCACCTCCAGGTGGCCTTACACACTTTAGCTGCCTCGGAAGAAGAAGATATAATGTAA
- the rpsB gene encoding 30S ribosomal protein S2, giving the protein MENNTSLQQQLLEAGVHFGHLKKKWNPKMLPYIFAEKKGIHIIDLNKTVEGLQETAAALKSIAKSGKKIMFVATKKQAKEIVAEAAKRVNMPYVTERWLGGMLTNFATIRKSVKKMQSIEKMLADGTFDNITKKERLTLSRDKDKMEKVLGGISQLARVPSALFIVDISHEHIALAEAKRLGVSTFGMVDTNSDPTKVDFAIPANDDATKSIAIIVSYIAAAIAEGLAERAVEKTDEVSEEEEADNRIRKFELEGGDEKGERGRKPGGPGRGPGGPGGRGPGGPGRGPGGPGGNRGGGGGRSGGGNRPGGGGNRPGGGGGNRPGGGGGGFRPSGAGRPGPSR; this is encoded by the coding sequence ATGGAAAATAATACTTCATTACAGCAGCAGTTACTGGAAGCCGGTGTACACTTCGGTCACCTGAAGAAGAAATGGAACCCGAAGATGCTGCCTTATATTTTCGCAGAAAAGAAAGGTATTCATATCATTGACCTCAACAAAACTGTTGAAGGTTTACAGGAAACAGCAGCAGCGCTGAAATCCATCGCAAAAAGTGGTAAAAAGATCATGTTCGTAGCTACTAAGAAGCAAGCGAAAGAGATCGTTGCCGAAGCTGCAAAACGCGTGAACATGCCTTACGTTACCGAAAGGTGGTTAGGTGGTATGTTGACCAACTTTGCTACCATCCGTAAGAGCGTTAAGAAAATGCAGAGCATTGAAAAAATGCTGGCTGATGGTACCTTTGATAACATTACCAAGAAAGAGCGTCTCACGCTCTCCCGTGATAAGGATAAAATGGAAAAAGTACTGGGTGGTATCTCCCAACTGGCACGTGTTCCGTCTGCCCTGTTCATCGTAGACATCAGCCACGAGCACATTGCACTGGCAGAGGCAAAACGCCTTGGTGTTTCTACCTTCGGTATGGTGGATACTAACTCCGACCCTACCAAAGTTGATTTCGCAATCCCTGCGAACGACGACGCAACTAAATCTATCGCTATCATCGTAAGCTACATTGCTGCTGCAATCGCTGAAGGTCTTGCTGAAAGGGCTGTTGAAAAAACTGACGAAGTTTCTGAAGAAGAAGAAGCAGACAACCGCATCCGCAAATTTGAGCTGGAAGGTGGTGATGAAAAAGGTGAAAGAGGTCGTAAACCTGGTGGTCCCGGACGTGGTCCTGGAGGTCCCGGCGGTCGCGGTCCTGGTGGTCCCGGTCGTGGTCCTGGAGGCCCTGGTGGTAACCGCGGTGGCGGTGGCGGCAGAAGCGGTGGCGGTAATCGTCCCGGTGGTGGTGGTAACCGTCCTGGTGGCGGTGGTGGCAATCGCCCTGGTGGTGGTGGCGGCGGATTCCGTCCTTCCGGTGCAGGCAGACCTGGTCCTTCCAGATAA
- a CDS encoding HU family DNA-binding protein, with protein sequence MNKAELIDKLAKDAGVTKTQANDALDSFTKAVADTLKKGGKVTLVGFGTFSVSKRAARNGRNPQTGQIIKIKAKKVAKFKAGKALSDKL encoded by the coding sequence ATGAACAAAGCCGAATTGATCGACAAACTCGCCAAAGATGCTGGCGTTACTAAAACTCAAGCTAACGATGCTTTGGATTCTTTCACTAAAGCTGTTGCTGACACACTGAAAAAAGGTGGTAAAGTAACTTTGGTTGGTTTCGGTACTTTCTCTGTTTCCAAACGTGCTGCACGTAACGGTAGAAACCCCCAAACTGGCCAGATCATCAAGATCAAAGCTAAAAAAGTTGCTAAATTCAAAGCTGGTAAAGCGTTGTCTGACAAACTCTAA
- a CDS encoding exodeoxyribonuclease III, with translation MRIVTYNVNGLRSAMTKGFTEWLKTDPADVICLQEVKAHRDNVDFQQFEQLGYQDYWFPAQKKGYSGVAILTKIKPDHIQYGNGYMQSDAEGRVIRADFGDISIINTYIPSGTTGDERQTYKYQWLDEFYEYLQQLRKERPNLVVVGDYNIAHMPIDIHNPVANKDSSGYLPEERAWMSKLFDNGFVDTFRHFNPQPDQYSWWSFRANARNNNKGWRIDYINVTTPLQDRLASSAIWQNVKHSDHCPVYLQLK, from the coding sequence ATGAGGATCGTCACCTACAATGTTAATGGCCTTCGCTCTGCCATGACAAAAGGATTCACAGAATGGCTCAAAACCGACCCCGCAGATGTTATCTGCCTGCAGGAAGTAAAAGCACACCGGGACAATGTAGACTTCCAGCAGTTTGAGCAGCTTGGCTACCAGGATTACTGGTTTCCCGCACAAAAAAAAGGGTATAGCGGAGTGGCCATACTCACCAAAATAAAACCAGACCATATACAATACGGCAATGGCTATATGCAAAGCGATGCAGAAGGAAGAGTTATAAGGGCCGATTTTGGCGATATTTCCATTATTAACACCTACATCCCCTCCGGTACCACCGGCGACGAAAGACAGACCTATAAATACCAATGGCTGGATGAATTCTATGAATACCTTCAGCAGTTGAGGAAAGAAAGGCCCAACCTGGTTGTGGTGGGCGACTATAATATTGCACACATGCCTATTGATATACACAACCCGGTGGCCAATAAAGACTCCTCAGGATACCTTCCTGAAGAAAGGGCCTGGATGAGCAAACTCTTCGATAATGGCTTTGTGGATACCTTCCGCCACTTCAATCCCCAACCCGATCAATACAGCTGGTGGAGCTTCCGGGCCAATGCACGTAATAATAATAAAGGTTGGCGCATCGACTATATTAATGTAACCACTCCATTACAAGACAGGTTAGCCAGTTCAGCTATCTGGCAAAACGTAAAACATTCTGACCACTGCCCCGTATACCTTCAATTAAAATAA
- a CDS encoding 30S ribosomal protein THX — protein sequence MGRGDIKTKKGKISNGSFGKVRPARTKKNAAPKAEKKA from the coding sequence ATGGGTAGAGGAGATATCAAAACCAAGAAGGGTAAGATTTCCAACGGTTCATTCGGTAAAGTTCGTCCTGCCAGGACCAAGAAGAACGCTGCTCCAAAAGCAGAAAAGAAAGCTTAA
- the tsf gene encoding translation elongation factor Ts, translating into MATITAADVNKLRQQTGAGMMDCRKALVETDGDFEKAVDYLRKKGQKVAALRSDRETKEGVVIAKTTADGKAGVVVLLSCETDFVAKNDDFIKFAQSIADLALANNSQSAEELNAAQLDGATVADKVNDQVAKIGEKITLSKFERIEAASVIAYIHGNYRMGVLVGFSKPVSEEVGKDIAMQIAAMNPIAVDADGVPAELIAREKEIAIEQIKAEGKPAEMAEKIAAGKINKFFKESTLLQQIFVKDDKKSVADYLKSVDGELKVASFKRVALG; encoded by the coding sequence ATGGCAACAATTACAGCAGCTGATGTAAACAAACTGCGTCAGCAAACAGGAGCTGGCATGATGGATTGCAGAAAGGCACTGGTTGAAACTGACGGTGACTTTGAAAAAGCAGTTGATTATCTCCGTAAAAAAGGTCAAAAAGTAGCTGCGCTGCGTTCTGACCGTGAAACAAAAGAAGGTGTTGTGATCGCTAAAACTACTGCAGACGGTAAAGCTGGTGTGGTAGTACTGCTGAGCTGCGAAACCGACTTCGTAGCCAAGAACGATGATTTTATCAAATTTGCCCAATCAATCGCTGATCTGGCACTGGCTAACAACAGCCAGTCTGCTGAAGAACTGAACGCAGCCCAACTCGATGGCGCTACAGTAGCTGATAAAGTAAACGACCAGGTTGCCAAGATCGGTGAAAAGATCACCCTGAGCAAATTCGAAAGAATAGAAGCTGCTTCCGTGATCGCTTACATCCATGGTAACTACCGTATGGGCGTACTGGTTGGCTTCAGCAAACCAGTATCTGAAGAAGTAGGTAAAGACATCGCTATGCAGATTGCAGCGATGAACCCGATTGCAGTTGATGCAGACGGCGTACCTGCTGAACTGATCGCCAGAGAAAAAGAGATCGCTATCGAACAGATCAAAGCTGAAGGCAAACCTGCTGAAATGGCTGAAAAGATCGCTGCCGGTAAGATCAACAAGTTCTTTAAAGAAAGCACCCTGTTACAGCAGATCTTCGTAAAAGATGATAAAAAATCTGTAGCAGACTACCTGAAATCCGTAGACGGAGAATTGAAGGTGGCTTCCTTTAAGCGCGTTGCATTAGGATAA
- the pdxH gene encoding pyridoxamine 5'-phosphate oxidase, translated as MINQKIADLRLDYKLATLNEQDMAAGPVQQFERWWLEVVQSELEEPNAMTLATSTPDGRPSARIVLLKSFDEEGFLFFTNYDSRKGHELAANPRVTLLFFWKELQRQVRIEGTVSQAAGTISDEYFSSRPVGSQIGAIVSPQSQEIPGRSFLEDRVKELEGKTLKRPEHWGGYLVKPLQVEFWQGRSSRLHDRILYTQGADGSWKISRLAP; from the coding sequence ATGATCAATCAAAAGATAGCAGATCTGCGGCTGGATTATAAACTGGCCACACTTAATGAGCAGGATATGGCGGCAGGGCCCGTGCAGCAGTTTGAACGCTGGTGGCTGGAAGTTGTCCAGAGTGAACTGGAAGAGCCCAATGCCATGACCCTGGCTACCAGTACACCGGATGGCAGACCATCCGCCCGGATAGTGTTATTGAAGAGTTTTGACGAGGAGGGCTTTCTGTTCTTTACAAATTACGATAGCCGTAAGGGGCATGAATTGGCGGCTAATCCGCGGGTGACCTTATTATTCTTCTGGAAAGAGTTGCAGCGGCAGGTTCGTATAGAAGGTACCGTTAGCCAGGCGGCGGGAACCATCAGTGATGAGTATTTCAGCTCCAGGCCTGTTGGCAGCCAGATCGGGGCTATTGTTTCTCCGCAGAGCCAGGAGATCCCGGGGAGGTCATTTTTGGAAGACAGGGTGAAAGAGCTGGAGGGAAAAACATTAAAACGGCCGGAACATTGGGGTGGATATCTTGTAAAACCTTTACAGGTGGAATTTTGGCAGGGGAGGAGCAGCCGGTTGCATGACCGCATATTATATACACAGGGGGCAGATGGCAGCTGGAAAATAAGCCGGCTGGCCCCTTAA
- the pyrH gene encoding UMP kinase — protein sequence MLPKYKRILLKLSGESLMGASNYGIDPKVITQYAHDIKTVTDLGVQVAVVIGGGNIYRGMNEAETGIERAQGDYMGMLATVINGMALQSGLEKAGMYTRLQSAIKMEQIAEPYIRRRAIRHLEKGRVVIFGAGTGNPYFTTDTAASLRAIEIQADVILKGTRVDGIYTADPEKDPSATKYETITFSEVYQKSLNVMDMTAFTLCQENKLPIIVFDMNKTGNLLQVIMGRNVGTLVKG from the coding sequence ATGTTGCCAAAGTACAAAAGAATTTTGCTCAAACTGAGTGGAGAATCCCTGATGGGAGCTAGTAATTATGGAATTGATCCGAAGGTGATCACTCAGTATGCGCACGACATCAAAACCGTTACAGACCTGGGTGTGCAAGTGGCCGTAGTAATTGGCGGAGGTAATATTTACCGTGGAATGAATGAAGCAGAAACCGGTATTGAACGGGCCCAGGGAGATTACATGGGTATGCTGGCAACGGTGATCAATGGAATGGCCCTGCAAAGTGGCCTTGAAAAGGCTGGTATGTATACCCGTCTGCAATCAGCCATCAAAATGGAACAGATCGCAGAACCTTATATTCGCCGCCGCGCCATCCGCCACCTCGAAAAAGGCCGTGTGGTGATCTTTGGGGCTGGTACCGGCAATCCTTATTTCACAACGGATACGGCCGCCTCTTTACGTGCTATTGAGATCCAGGCAGATGTGATCCTGAAAGGGACCCGCGTGGACGGTATTTACACCGCCGATCCGGAAAAGGACCCTTCCGCTACCAAATATGAAACCATCACTTTCTCCGAAGTGTATCAGAAGTCACTGAATGTAATGGATATGACTGCCTTTACACTCTGCCAGGAGAATAAACTGCCGATCATCGTATTCGATATGAATAAGACCGGCAACCTGTTACAAGTGATCATGGGCAGGAACGTAGGTACACTCGTTAAAGGATAA
- a CDS encoding DUF3298 and DUF4163 domain-containing protein, giving the protein MIKYLWLLVSIALLGACRQPEKKPAAQKDSTATVTPTATATNFYKQLKGTLAEQPVTMHLIRTGELAYQGWYVYDKIGDPIQLLNEPDSAGKITLLEYSSQDEANTFYGQLSPDGHFTGTWKSAKGEYNFDLKEDYTQAVQFNIFTFSDTVTLFYNNPKSPMGIASASIVWPVNGADEATLNVIKQVIAASSGNLNNPEMLVKAPVDTFLRFYKSSRDDADTNALGASWDWSTQTDTRVVWNQYPLLVLENAEYAYTGGAHGNWGSGFHVIDLSKKKELKVTDVFKPGYKTRLSIALAKAFRKKYNLPAAEPLDKRFLFSKTIAPNDNFFLTSKGVVFNYTPYEIASYAVGQITLFIPFEDVKTIVNEAYLP; this is encoded by the coding sequence ATGATTAAATACCTTTGGTTACTGGTCTCCATAGCATTACTGGGAGCCTGCCGGCAACCTGAAAAGAAACCCGCCGCGCAAAAAGACAGTACTGCTACCGTAACGCCAACTGCCACAGCCACCAATTTCTATAAACAACTCAAAGGCACGCTGGCAGAGCAGCCTGTAACCATGCATCTGATCCGCACCGGAGAACTGGCCTACCAGGGATGGTATGTTTATGATAAAATAGGCGATCCCATTCAACTCCTCAACGAACCAGATTCTGCAGGTAAGATCACCCTCCTGGAATATTCCAGCCAGGACGAAGCCAATACTTTTTATGGACAGCTTTCCCCGGATGGCCATTTCACCGGCACCTGGAAAAGCGCAAAAGGCGAATACAATTTCGACCTGAAAGAAGATTATACACAAGCCGTTCAATTTAACATTTTCACTTTCTCAGATACCGTCACACTTTTTTATAATAACCCCAAGTCTCCCATGGGCATAGCTTCTGCCAGTATCGTATGGCCGGTGAATGGGGCAGATGAAGCTACGCTGAACGTCATAAAACAGGTGATTGCAGCCTCATCCGGCAACTTGAACAATCCTGAAATGCTGGTAAAAGCACCCGTTGATACTTTCCTCCGGTTCTATAAAAGCAGTCGTGATGATGCGGATACCAATGCTTTAGGCGCTTCCTGGGACTGGAGTACGCAAACGGATACACGTGTTGTATGGAACCAGTACCCTTTACTGGTACTTGAAAATGCAGAATATGCCTACACAGGTGGCGCACATGGCAACTGGGGCAGCGGGTTTCATGTAATAGACCTTTCTAAAAAGAAAGAATTGAAGGTAACGGATGTATTCAAGCCAGGTTATAAAACCCGGCTGAGTATTGCATTGGCAAAGGCCTTCCGCAAAAAGTACAATCTCCCGGCCGCTGAGCCGCTGGATAAAAGGTTCCTCTTTTCCAAAACCATTGCTCCGAACGACAATTTTTTCCTGACCAGCAAAGGGGTGGTATTTAATTATACTCCTTACGAAATTGCATCGTATGCTGTGGGGCAGATCACTTTATTCATCCCTTTTGAGGATGTGAAAACAATCGTTAATGAAGCATACCTTCCCTGA
- a CDS encoding ATP-binding protein, with the protein MTKSPLSLWQRTILCSVPFCLFLLFCVPRQAYSQTRLINAVKAKLPRLSDSMRYADGLNRISALYIAGQLDSSYKYAKEAQVLSDRIHYPKGLADAYMNLGSCFTFLNNSRLAHRFYMEALQRFKSMGDSAGISQATYNIGSYYHYEGRPAIATPYITEALAIGSRLLSDSAWSPMLANYYRMFAEDSLRQDSARWALHKARDIAIRYHDDRMITYTGLFMANERFRNKELLPAMEDLKKLSAHAIEEGMMYLAVYANAQLDLYSTSAGMPDSISYKQKMLDAAVMGGYKKLMTRPVTALYRHYKAINAAAAIPYADIMSEIAAHQEELRTQGELDYTESFLHEQELKALRLNNALQEQTIETDRLEKNKRIMLIIFLTVCSVLLGGLLASYYRSFRNSKQKTKHFREAAKLVHMQNKELQRHDDFKNKLLSILAHDFRLPLGHIIKVTELFTQKDIQAEQFREIAVNIASRATETLALFETVLRWIKSQLAGFEYAPQVHVLKDLWNEVREPLSQEISDKELIVEMHIPPELKIQADHEMLQFVHRNLLHNAVKFSLRGSRITIFAAREADHTFVSITNEGSGISANDQPYIFDYKTPGKLARETGRGAGLALIICKDFIEKMGGTISVKSDGTHYTTFEYTI; encoded by the coding sequence ATGACTAAATCACCCCTCTCCCTCTGGCAGCGCACAATTCTGTGCTCCGTTCCCTTTTGCCTGTTCCTGCTGTTCTGTGTGCCCCGGCAGGCTTATTCACAAACAAGATTGATAAATGCGGTCAAAGCAAAACTTCCCCGGCTGAGTGACAGCATGCGTTACGCGGATGGCCTGAACCGGATCAGTGCATTATATATTGCCGGGCAGCTGGACAGTAGCTATAAATATGCAAAAGAGGCGCAGGTGTTATCAGACAGGATACATTATCCTAAAGGGCTGGCAGATGCTTATATGAACCTTGGTTCCTGTTTTACTTTCCTTAACAACAGCCGGCTTGCACATCGTTTTTACATGGAGGCGCTGCAGCGTTTCAAAAGCATGGGTGATTCAGCGGGTATCTCCCAGGCCACCTACAATATCGGTAGTTACTATCATTATGAAGGGCGTCCGGCGATAGCTACTCCTTATATAACAGAAGCACTGGCCATCGGCAGCCGGCTTTTGAGTGATTCTGCATGGTCTCCCATGCTGGCCAATTATTACAGGATGTTTGCGGAAGACAGCCTGCGCCAGGATTCAGCACGCTGGGCATTACACAAAGCAAGGGACATTGCCATCCGGTATCATGACGACAGGATGATCACCTATACCGGTCTTTTTATGGCCAACGAAAGGTTCCGGAATAAGGAGCTGCTGCCGGCCATGGAAGACCTGAAGAAATTGTCTGCCCATGCCATAGAAGAAGGTATGATGTACCTGGCGGTATATGCCAATGCGCAGCTGGACCTCTATTCCACCTCTGCCGGTATGCCGGATAGTATCAGTTATAAACAAAAAATGCTGGATGCTGCCGTAATGGGTGGCTATAAGAAATTAATGACCCGTCCCGTTACAGCCCTTTACCGTCACTATAAAGCCATTAATGCCGCTGCCGCAATTCCCTATGCAGATATTATGAGCGAGATAGCGGCTCACCAGGAAGAGTTGCGCACACAGGGAGAATTGGATTACACGGAATCGTTCCTGCATGAACAGGAACTGAAAGCGTTGCGGTTGAATAATGCTTTACAGGAACAAACCATTGAAACAGACAGGCTGGAAAAGAATAAAAGGATCATGCTGATCATCTTCCTGACAGTATGCAGTGTATTGCTGGGAGGTTTGCTTGCCTCTTATTACCGTTCTTTCAGGAATTCCAAGCAAAAGACGAAACACTTCAGGGAAGCGGCAAAGCTGGTGCATATGCAGAATAAAGAATTGCAACGCCATGATGATTTCAAGAATAAGCTGCTGAGTATCCTGGCCCATGATTTCCGCCTGCCTTTAGGGCATATCATAAAAGTGACGGAACTGTTCACGCAGAAAGATATACAGGCAGAGCAATTCCGCGAGATAGCGGTGAATATTGCCTCCAGGGCAACAGAAACATTGGCGTTATTTGAAACGGTACTGCGCTGGATAAAATCACAATTGGCGGGCTTTGAATATGCGCCCCAGGTACATGTATTGAAAGATCTCTGGAATGAAGTGAGGGAGCCGCTTTCGCAGGAGATCAGTGATAAGGAGCTGATAGTGGAAATGCATATTCCACCGGAGCTGAAGATACAGGCGGACCATGAAATGCTGCAATTTGTACATCGGAACCTTCTCCACAATGCTGTGAAGTTTTCTTTGAGAGGCAGCCGTATCACCATTTTTGCGGCAAGAGAAGCAGATCATACATTTGTTTCCATTACAAATGAAGGCAGTGGTATTTCTGCTAATGACCAGCCGTATATCTTCGATTATAAAACACCCGGTAAGTTAGCCCGTGAAACAGGTCGTGGTGCAGGATTGGCACTGATCATCTGCAAAGATTTCATAGAAAAGATGGGGGGCACGATCAGCGTTAAAAGTGACGGCACACACTATACTACCTTTGAGTACACAATATAA
- a CDS encoding DUF4286 family protein has product MIIHNVTTKVSPLIKDRWLEWMKQEHIPEIMASGLFHDYRMARLLEQDDSDGPTYTVQYFTDTLENYYTYLQEYAPALRQKAFNAFGDQFVGFGTVMQVV; this is encoded by the coding sequence ATGATCATACATAATGTAACCACTAAGGTTTCTCCTCTTATTAAGGACAGGTGGCTGGAATGGATGAAGCAGGAACATATCCCCGAGATCATGGCCAGCGGTCTTTTTCACGATTACCGTATGGCCCGTTTGCTGGAACAGGACGACTCCGATGGACCTACTTATACCGTTCAGTACTTCACAGATACCCTGGAAAACTATTATACCTACCTCCAGGAATATGCTCCCGCACTTCGTCAAAAAGCTTTTAATGCTTTCGGAGACCAGTTTGTAGGCTTCGGAACGGTAATGCAGGTAGTATAG